In Methanocella sp., the sequence CAGGTACTCGAGGTTGCTTGGGTTATTTGTCTCCTCGGTTATGTCCGTGATCTCCGCTTTTAAGACCGGCGGCGCAACGTTCGCGTCCTTCAGCATCCTGTCCAGCACGAGCTGGATCTGGGAGATGCCGTTCTTGCTGATCATGATGATCTTGAAGAACAGGTCGGACTTTTCCTCGTTCGAGAGCTTCATGCGGCTGGCGAGGCTCTTCAGGCACGACTCCACGACCCTGTAATCGTCGTAGATGCCCGTGTCGAGGCGGGCGACCTCGGTGGAGAGCCGGTAGGCGAAGGCGACGGACTCGGTGTCGTTGCGCTGCTGGAACGACCGGATGAGCGCGTCGATCTTATCCTGTATCATGCCGATGTCGGCATGCAGCGTGGGCTGCTCCTTAGATGCGGGCTTCTTTGGCTCTTCGGCCTGGTAAAAGTCGTCCAGGAAGGGCTCCATCTGCTTACAGTAATCCATGTAGCCCCGGAAGTTCCCGATAAAGTCGAATCCCCGATCCTCGTAAGCGCCCTGGAGGACCTTGAGCAGCTTGTCCATGAGGAAGACGATCTCCTTCTTATTGCTCGACCTCTCGGCTTCCTTCTTCATGTCCAGGATGTCTCTCTCGATGTAATTCATGATCTCCGAGGACTTGGACGTCATCAGCTTCAGGTAGGAGCCGTAGAACAGGCGGAACGCCCGCGAGGCCGCATTATCCCTCTCGATGATGGAGAGGTCGAAGCACTTGACCCCCGTGCCGACGTTCGTCTTGAACACGGCGACATCGGTGGTCATGGCACGCTCGATGTATATCTTGCCGAGCGAGTAGAGCGTTTCGTACGAGAGCAGCATATGGGGCTTGAGCTGGTCGCCAAGCTCGTCTAAAAATTTGCCCGCGGACGCCCGGTCCTGGATAGTGTTATAGGACGAGGCCGTGATGTTCGCCAGGGCGATGGCTGACCAGGCCTTGACGCTGTCGTCGGGCGTGGATATGTAAATGTCATATAATGGACTAAAGGAGTCTTTTCTTCCGGCGATGCCGAGCGCATAGATGATCTCTTCGCTGGCCTGGGGGCCGCGCATCTTCAGCGTTTTCAGCAAGGCCGCCTCGGCTTCCGGCCCGATCTGGGCCAGGCTGTATGCGGCGATCCACTTCAGCTCGCTATCCTTGTTATCCAGCAGCCTTACCAGCGCCGGAATGGACACCCGGCCGGTCTTGATGAGCGCGTCGCTGATCCGGGAGCGCATCTCCATGTCGGCCTTCGCGAGGTGATTGATCAGGGGCTGGATGGCCCGCTCATCGCCGATCTTGCCCAGCGCGTAGGCCGCGTTGGCCTGGACCCGGGTATCGTCGTTATCCAGGCATTTCACGAGCGGCTCCACCGTGGCGTAGCCGATCTCGTAGAGGCCGTTGATGGCAGGCATGTCCAGGTCGTAGCCCGTATACATGCCTATACTCTGGAAACGCTGGGTGAGCGCGTCGATGGCCTTCACGTCGTTCTTCTGCCGGATCTCGTTGGCGGCAAAGCGTACCGCATCCCCGTTATCGCTTTCCAGGAGGACTTTTACCAGATACGGCGATGCCTTCGCATAGTCCATCTGCCGGTAAGCCCAGGACGAATATTGCCTCACGTCTTTATCCGAGTCGGCGACGGCGTGGTAGACGAGCGCGGGAACGGCGAGCGGGTTCTTTGCCTTGCCCAGTGTTATTGCCGCATTGATACGGATGAGCCGGTCACTGTCATTTAGCGCATCGATGAGAGACGCGACGTATTCATCCTTCGGCTTTTCCTGTAGAACGCGGATGGCGCCCATTTTTAAAAGAACGTCCTTGCTTTTGAGAGCTTCCTGCAACTGTTCGCCTTTCCAGCTATTACCGGGATATTCCACCACTTCAGTCACCACTCGATCAAACGTCTTTATATTGCCTTTCCCTATCCCCGTTTGCAGTTCAGGTATTTAAACTGCCTGGTATTAAAACCTTCTTGTGACGGGCGACAAGTATATTTCCCGGAAGCAGCATTCTATCCTCCACTATGGCAGACACCAGGGTAAAGAACAATGGTGATTTTGCAAAGCAGTTCCTCGTCACCCCCGAAGTCGTCAATTTCATCAACGAGCAGAGGCGGGACTACCGTGTCTGCACGTCCTGCGGCGGCCCGGTCCTTTTACCGATCGCGATCAAGAAGCCCAAGCCCAGCGACATTAAGATACCGGTAGGCAAGCATACGCTATATGTGTCCGCCACGCAGGCCCGGTACATCGACGTCATCGACGATACGATGCTCATGACCTATTTATACTAAGCATCGCTTACTTTTTCTCATCATGGATTTCCAGTATATCGAGCACACGGCGGACGCCGAGTTCATCGCCTATGGGCGGACGGAGGACGAGGCCTTCGTGAACGCGGCACGGGCCATGTCAAGCCTTATTATCGACCCGGCGAATGTCCGGCCGGAAATAGAAAAAAGCGTCGAGCTGCAGAGCGACGCGCTCGATACGCTGCTCTACGACTGGCTGTCCGAGCTACTATACGTCTTCGAAGTGGACCGCATCGTATTCAGCCGGTTCGAGGCGCACGTCGAGCAGCAAAGGTGCACCTTTAAGTTAAAAGCGAAGGTGTTCGGGGAAAGCATAGCGCGCCATCCCGACGTTTTCATGCACATCAAAGCCGTGACTTTCCACGACCTGCGCTTTGAAAAAAAGGATAACGTATATGAGGCACAAGTACTATTGGACATTTAACCGGATGATAATGCATGGTAGCTGCGGATAAGCTGAAGAAGATCTCCGAGGACGTCTGGGAGATCCCCAAGGATTACAAGCCCGGCATGAACGTGCCCGGGCACATCTTTTTATCGGACCGCCTGATCGAGGGCCTGGAGAGCGGCGCCCTGGACCAGACGGCGAACGTGGCGACGCTGCCGGGCATTCAGAGGTACTCCATGGCCATGCCCGATGTGCACATCGGCTACGGCTTCCCCATCGGCGGCGTGGCCGCTTTTGACACTGAGACGGGAGTCATCAGCCCGGGCGGCGTTGGCTTCGACATCAACTGCGGGGTGCGCCTGCTCCGCTCTGAGCTGACGGCCGAGGATGTCAAGCCCCATAAGGTCGACCTGATCAACGCATTATACGAGGCCGTCCCATCGGGCCTGGGCTCGGAGTCTAAGTTCCGCGTGAATGACGCCCAGCTCGCCGAAGTCTTTCGAAGCGGGGCCCGGTGGGCCGTGGAGAACGGATACGGCGTCAGGGAAGACCTGGAGCACTGCGAGGAGAACGGAGAGATGAAAGGCGCAGACCCCGCGAAAGTATCTAAAAAAGCCTTCGACCGGGGCCGGCCACAGCTCGGCACCCTGGGCAGCGGCAACCACTTCCTGGAGATCCAGAAGGTCGAGAAGATCTATGACGAGGCCGTCGCAAAGGCGTTCGGGCTGAAGGAGGGCCAGGTCACCGTCATGATACATTGCGGTTCCAGGGGTGCAGGCCATCAGATCTGCACTGATTATGTAAGGGTAATGGAACAGGCCTCCCACAAGTACGGCATCCGTCTCTACGACCGGCAGCTTGCCTGTGCGCCGCTATCCTCGACCGAGGCGAAGGATTACTTTGCCGCGATGGCCGCGGGCGCAAACTACGCCTGGGCGAACCGCCAGATCATCTCTCACTGGGTGCGCGAGGCCTTCAGGAAACACTATAAGCGGGATATAAAGATGGACCTGGTCTACGACGTCGCGCACAATGTGGCCAAGTTCGAAGAGCATGAGGTGGACGGCGTGAAGAAGAGGCTGTGCGTCCACCGTAAGGGCGCGACGAGGGCTTTCGCTCCCGGGCGTTCCGAGGTCCCCGTCGCTTATCGTGACGTGGGCCAGCCCGTTATTATCCCGGGCAGCATGGGCAGTGCCTCTTACGTTTTAGCCGGCACGCAGCGCGGCATGGAGCTCACCTTCGGCAGCACCTGCCATGGCGCCGGGCGCGTGATGAGCCGCAACGAGGCCCTGAGGGATATCCGGGGCAACGAAGTGAAGCGGCAGCTTCTGGAGCGGGGCATCGTCGTGAAAGCGCCTAAGGACTCGGCTATCGCCGAAGAAGCCCCCGAAGTTTACAAAGAGATCGACGAGGTCGTCGCCGTCGTGGACCGGCTGGGTATCTCGAAGAAGGTCGCCAGGCTCGTACCCATCGCAGTGGCAAAGGGA encodes:
- a CDS encoding HEAT repeat domain-containing protein; translated protein: MVTEVVEYPGNSWKGEQLQEALKSKDVLLKMGAIRVLQEKPKDEYVASLIDALNDSDRLIRINAAITLGKAKNPLAVPALVYHAVADSDKDVRQYSSWAYRQMDYAKASPYLVKVLLESDNGDAVRFAANEIRQKNDVKAIDALTQRFQSIGMYTGYDLDMPAINGLYEIGYATVEPLVKCLDNDDTRVQANAAYALGKIGDERAIQPLINHLAKADMEMRSRISDALIKTGRVSIPALVRLLDNKDSELKWIAAYSLAQIGPEAEAALLKTLKMRGPQASEEIIYALGIAGRKDSFSPLYDIYISTPDDSVKAWSAIALANITASSYNTIQDRASAGKFLDELGDQLKPHMLLSYETLYSLGKIYIERAMTTDVAVFKTNVGTGVKCFDLSIIERDNAASRAFRLFYGSYLKLMTSKSSEIMNYIERDILDMKKEAERSSNKKEIVFLMDKLLKVLQGAYEDRGFDFIGNFRGYMDYCKQMEPFLDDFYQAEEPKKPASKEQPTLHADIGMIQDKIDALIRSFQQRNDTESVAFAYRLSTEVARLDTGIYDDYRVVESCLKSLASRMKLSNEEKSDLFFKIIMISKNGISQIQLVLDRMLKDANVAPPVLKAEITDITEETNNPSNLEYLTMAIIIIIVVAIIVLALNKFDIVPLPFKLPISWLNPSLTDALIGTGVL
- a CDS encoding archease is translated as MDFQYIEHTADAEFIAYGRTEDEAFVNAARAMSSLIIDPANVRPEIEKSVELQSDALDTLLYDWLSELLYVFEVDRIVFSRFEAHVEQQRCTFKLKAKVFGESIARHPDVFMHIKAVTFHDLRFEKKDNVYEAQVLLDI
- a CDS encoding RtcB family protein — its product is MVAADKLKKISEDVWEIPKDYKPGMNVPGHIFLSDRLIEGLESGALDQTANVATLPGIQRYSMAMPDVHIGYGFPIGGVAAFDTETGVISPGGVGFDINCGVRLLRSELTAEDVKPHKVDLINALYEAVPSGLGSESKFRVNDAQLAEVFRSGARWAVENGYGVREDLEHCEENGEMKGADPAKVSKKAFDRGRPQLGTLGSGNHFLEIQKVEKIYDEAVAKAFGLKEGQVTVMIHCGSRGAGHQICTDYVRVMEQASHKYGIRLYDRQLACAPLSSTEAKDYFAAMAAGANYAWANRQIISHWVREAFRKHYKRDIKMDLVYDVAHNVAKFEEHEVDGVKKRLCVHRKGATRAFAPGRSEVPVAYRDVGQPVIIPGSMGSASYVLAGTQRGMELTFGSTCHGAGRVMSRNEALRDIRGNEVKRQLLERGIVVKAPKDSAIAEEAPEVYKEIDEVVAVVDRLGISKKVARLVPIAVAKG